From a single Canis aureus isolate CA01 chromosome 5, VMU_Caureus_v.1.0, whole genome shotgun sequence genomic region:
- the LOC144313293 gene encoding uncharacterized protein LOC144313293, with product MERDVAIVQRLGPRFSELCEKGYRNTSSVGRKVKVEEDSKSLGLVPETLRRGPLALLLARECIALEAVKPVSLKPVGFIMKKRSAARNGWGLLRFGFNLRPLRVRSPPMTMTVDSFHSPGPGYHIRYQDLRGIHRAVIEGDTEKMQEIQQLLVFGLHDLNKRDRKNRTALHLACAIGSVDMVKILVLSQCQVNLRDGENRTALVKAVQCQEEACVDILLRKGADVNTKDFKGNTALHYAAYEGNISIARKLLLNKGDIEAKNKDGLTPLLLAINEKKEKMVAFLVEKANINAVDYAKRSCLHLACANGHEDMVKLLVDRKCQLNLRDVENTTALLKAVQSQDEACVDILLKHGANPDLKDIKGNTALHYAALGDNVTIAQKLLLKKVNMEIRNKDGLTPLLLAINEKKEKMVAFLVEKANINAVDYAKR from the exons GAAGATTCTAAGTCGTTGGGCTTGGTCCCTGAGACATTGAGGCGAGGCCCACTTGCCTTATTGCTGGCGCGGGAGTGTATCGCACTAGAGGCGGTGAAACCTGTGTCACTGAAGCCTGTCGGCTTCATTATGAAAAAGAGATCTGCAGCGCGGAATGGGTGGGGCCTGCTGCGCTTCGGCTTCAACCTCAGGCCTCTGAGGGTCAGGTCGCCGCCTATGACTATGACTGTTGACAGCTTCCACAGCCCCGGTCCCGGATACCACATCAGATATCAAGATCTCCGGGGAATCCACAGAGCTGTGATTGAGGGCGATACAGAAAAAATGCAGGAGATACAGCAGTTGCTGGTTTTTGGTTTACATGACTTAAATAAAAGGGACAGGAAGAACAG GACGGCTCTCCACTTGGCGTGTGCCATTGGGAGTGTAGATATGGTGAAGATCCTGGTACTTTCTCAATGCCAGGTAAACCTCCGTGATGGAGAAAACAGGACAGCTCTCGTGAAG GCTGTACAATGCCAAGAAGAGGCATGTGTAGATATTCTTCTCAGAAAAGGTGCTGATGTAAATACTAAGGATTTCAAGGGCAACACCGCTCTCCATTATGCGGCCTATGAGGGAAATATCTCAATAGCACGCAAGCTGCTTTTGAATAAAGGAGATATAGAGGCCAAAAACAAG GATGGCCTCACACCGCTTTTACttgctataaatgaaaaaaaagagaaaatggtggcatttttagtagaaaaagcaaatataaatgcagTTGACTACGCTAAaag GAGTTGTCTCCACTTGGCCTGTGCCAATGGCCATGAAGATATGGTGAAGCTCCTGGTAGATCGGAAATGCCAGCTAAACCTCCGTGATGTTGAAAACACGACCGCTCTACTGAAG GCTGTACAATCCCAAGATGAGGCATGTGTAGATATTCTGCTGAAACATGGTGCTAATCCTGATCTAAAAGACATCAAGGGCAACACTGCTCTCCATTATGCAGCATTAGGGGACAATGTCACAATAGCACAGAAACtacttttaaagaaagtaaatatggAGATCAGAAACAAG GATGGCCTCACACCGCTTTTACttgctataaatgaaaaaaaagagaaaatggtggcatttttagtagaaaaagcaaatataaatgcagTTGACTATGCTAAaaggtaa